One Vitis riparia cultivar Riparia Gloire de Montpellier isolate 1030 chromosome 4, EGFV_Vit.rip_1.0, whole genome shotgun sequence genomic window carries:
- the LOC117913239 gene encoding uncharacterized mitochondrial protein AtMg00810-like: MDVNNAFLHGDLHEEIYMSPPPGLQQQREENLVCRLHKSLYGLKQASRRWFAKFSEVIQSASYAQSRVDYSLFTRKQGKSFTALLIYVDDILITGNDPVSIATTKNFLHSHFHLKDLGDLKYFLGIEVSASKNGIFISQRKYALEIIENAGLLGAAPIDTPMERGLKLSDKSDLLKDQGRYRRLVGRLIYLTVSRLDITYAIHVLSRFMHQPRKAHMEAAFRVVRYLKNAPGQGLFFSSNNDFRLRAYCDSDWAGCPLTRRSTIGYCVFLGPSLISWRSKRQKTVSLSSAEAEYRAMTGACCELTWLRYLLKDLGVLHQEPALLYCDNKAALHITANPVFHERTKHIEMDCHYIRDKIQDGSIITRHVSSAHQLADILTKPLGKEIFAPMIRKLGVQDIHSPT; the protein is encoded by the coding sequence atggatgttaacaACGCTTTTCTTCATGGCGACTTACATGAGGAAATATATATGTCTCCACCGCCAGGGCTTCAGCAACAAAGGGAGGAAAACTTGGTATGTCGCCTTCATAAATCACTCTACGGTCTGAAACAAGCTTCTCGCCGGTGGTTCGCCAAGTTCTCAGAAGTTATTCAATCCGCCAGTTATGCACAATCTCGAGTCGATTATTCTTTATTCACCAGAAAACAAGGCAAGTCCTTTACTGCCCTCTtgatatatgttgatgatattctgaTTACTGGAAATGATCCTGTGAGCATTGctacaacaaaaaattttctGCATAGTCATTTTCATCTCAAAGATCTGGGtgatttaaaatactttcttggcatTGAGGTTTCTGCTtctaaaaatgggatttttattTCCCAACGTAAGTATGCATTAGAGATTATTGAGAATGCAGGATTGTTGGGCGCTGCCCCTATTGATACACCTATGGAACGAGGATTGAAATTGTCTGATAAGAGCGATTTGCTCAAGGATCAAGGTCGTTATAGGAGATTGGTTGGAAGGTTAATATATCTAACTGTGTCGAGGCTAGATATCACTTATGCAATTCATGTGTTAAGCCGGTTTATGCATCAACCGAGAAAGGCTCATATGGAAGCAGCGTTCAGAGTTGTACGTTATCTCAAGAATGCACCTGGTCAGGGTCTGTTCTTCTCTTCGaataatgatttcagattgagAGCCTATTGTGATTCTGATTGGGCAGGTTGTCCACTTACTAGAAGGTCCACTATAGGCTACTGTGTATTCCTTGGACCTTCACTGATTTCTTGGAGATCAAAGCGACAGAAAACAGTGTCACTCTCTTCAGCCGAAGCAGAGTATCGTGCAATGACAGGAGCTTGTTGTGAGTTGACATGGCTTCGGTACCTTTTGAAAGATTTGGGTGTTTTACATCAGGAACCTGCCTTActgtattgtgacaacaaggcagCGTTGCACATTACAGCTAACCCTGTTTTCCATGAGCGTACTAAACACATTGAGATGGATTGTCACTATATTAGGGACAAGATCCAAGATGGTTCCATTATTACAAGACATGTGAGCTCAGCGCACCAACTTGCAGACATTCTGACTAAACCATTGGGAAAGGAGATTTTTGCTCCTATGATTCGCAAGTTGGGAGTGCAGGATATCCactctccaacttga
- the LOC117913238 gene encoding homeobox-leucine zipper protein HDG11-like — protein sequence MEFRSGGNGSGGDQDGPNPRRGRKVYNRHTPQQIQRLETFFKDCPHPDEAQRRQLGRELGLESRQIKFWFQNKRTQTKTQHERADNTALRAENERIQCENLAIREALKNVICPSCGGPPFGEEERQRNIEKLQLENAQLKEEHEKVSNLLAKYIGKPITQMHLLPPALGSSLDFSPGSFPSQETGGLSIPTVGPALGLELAPVDICNASVMYQFKGFPDMEKTLMTETAAGAMDELIRLVRINEPLWVKSATNEKYVLHHDSYERIFPKATHFKSSNARIESSKESVVVAMNGMQLVNMFLDPNKYVDLFPTIITKASTIQVLEAGLIGSRSGSLQLMYEQMHILSPLVAPREFYFLRYCQQIELGVWAMVDVSYDYSKDGQPNSSFRFWKLPSGCMIQDLPDGCSKITWVEHVEVDDKSLTHRLYRDLVSGSLAFGAERMVVTLQRMCERLAYLADENTPTRDLAGVISLPEGRRSIMKLGHRMVKDFCGVLSMSGKLDFPQLSEVDNSGVRVSVRKSTEPGQPGGLIVSAATSLWLPMQSQTIFDFIRDEKMRPQWDVLSSGNPVHEIAHIANGINPGNCTSIIRPFVPTENNMLMLQESCVEPLGGLVVYAPIDIPAINVAIRGEESGNIPILPSGFIVSGDGRSDSGAGCTSDGNIMGSGGSLLTVAFQVLVCGPAAPQQQLNMESVATVNTLISSTVQKIKIALNCSGLD from the exons ATGGAGTTTCGGAGCGGAGGAAATGGCTCAGGTGGTGATCAAGATGGTCCCAATCCTCGAAGAGGGAGGAAAGTGTACAATCGCCACACTCCTCAGCAGATTCAGCGCCTTGAAAC GTTTTTCAAGGACTGCCCCCATCCAGATGAAGCCCAGAGGCGTCAGTTGGGCAGGGAATTGGGGCTTGAGTCCCGCCAGATCAAGTTTTGGTTTCAGAACAAGCGTACTCAAACAAAG ACTCAACATGAGCGCGCAGATAACACTGCCCTTCGGGCCGAGAATGAAAGGATCCAATGTGAAAACCTTGCAATCAGAGAGGCACTGAAGAATGTGATCTGCCCATCGTGTGGGGGTCCACCCTTCGGGGAAGAAGAACGGCAGCGTAACATAGAGAAGCTTCAGCTTGAAAACGCCCAATTGAAAGAAGAG CATGAAAAGGTATCAAATCTTCTTGCCAAGTACATAGGGAAACCCATTACACAAATGCATTTGCTGCCACCTGCCCTTGGATCTTCTTTGGATTTTTCACCAGGAAGTTTCCCAAGCCAAGAGACAGGAGGCCTTTCCATCCCCACAGTAGGCCCTGCCCTAGGCCTTGAACTTGCTCCCGTGGATATTTGCAATGCTTCAGTGATGTATCAATTTAAGGGATTCCCAGATATGGAAAAGACACTCATGACTGAGACTGCTGCCGGTGCCATGGATGAATTAATCAGGCTTGTGCGTATCAATGAGCCTTTGTGGGTCAAGTCCGCcactaatgaaaaatatgttcttCACCATGACAGCTATGAAAGAATTTTCCCCAAGGCTACTCACTTCAAAAGTTCAAATGCTCGAATTGAATCATCAAAGGAATCAGTCGTGGTGGCCATGAATGGAATGCAGTTGGTCAACATGTTTCTGGATCCA AATAAATATGTCGATCTCTTTCCCACAATCATTACCAAAGCAAGCACAATTCAAGTTCTTGAGGCTGGACTAATTGGAAGCCGGAGTGGTTCCTTGCAATTG ATGTATGAACAGATGCATATTCTTTCACCTCTTGTAGCACCTAGAGAATTCTACTTTCTTCGTTATTGCCAGCAAATTGAGCTAGGCGTGTGGGCGATGGTGGATGTGTCCTATGATTACTCCAAAGATGGCCAACCAAACTCCTCTTTCCGATTTTGGAAACTTCCTTCTGGATGCATGATTCAAGACTTGCCTGATGGCTGCTCCAAG ATTACTTGGGTAGAACATGTTGAAGTGGATGATAAAAGTCTAACGCATCGGCTCTATAGAGATCTTGTCTCTGGTAGCTTAGCCTTCGGCGCAGAAAGAATGGTCGTTACTCTTCAAAGGATGTGTGAGAGGCTCGCTTACTTGGCAGATGAAAATACACCGACTCGTGATCTTGCAGGAG TGATTAGCTTGCCTGAAGGGAGGAGAAGTATAATGAAGCTTGGTCACAGGATGGTGAAAGATTTTTGTGGGGTTTTAAGCATGTCTGGAAAACTAGATTTTCCTCAGTTATCTGAAGTGGACAATAGTGGTGTCAGAGTCTCGGTTCGCAAGAGCACAGAACCCGGCCAACCTGGTGGCCTGATCGTCAGCGCTGCGACCTCCCTTTGGCTCCCCATGCAAAGTCAgactatatttgatttcatcAGAGATGAGAAAATGCGACCTCAG TGGGACGTTCTGTCCAGTGGAAATCCAGTACATGAGATTGCACATATCGCAAATGGAATTAATCCAGGGAACTGTACAAGTATCATTCGG CCTTTTGTCCCCACCGAGAACAACATGCTCATGCTTCAAGAGAGCTGCGTGGAGCCTCTGGGAGGCTTGGTGGTCTATGCCCCCATTGACATACCGGCCATCAACGTTGCAATAAGGGGAGAGGAGTCTGGAAACATACCCATTCTTCCATCTGGGTTCATAGTCTCTGGAGATGGCCGTTCCGACTCAGGAGCCGGATGTACATCTGACGGGAATATCATGGGTTCGGGTGGTTCCCTTCTTACAGTGGCTTTCCAAGTACTGGTTTGTGGCCCTGCGGCTCCGCAGCAGCAGCTGAACATGGAGTCGGTCGCCACTGTCAATACTCTTATTAGCTCCACCGTTCAAAAAATTAAGATTGCCTTGAATTGTTCTGGTTTGGATTGA